Proteins from a genomic interval of Oceanispirochaeta crateris:
- a CDS encoding ferredoxin-thioredoxin reductase catalytic domain-containing protein, whose product MGRKTREDVQLFLEAVSKKQGLILNNDKDHVDSIADGLMEMYNSLGYFNCPCREAWGDRKKDRDIICPCSYCEMDVQEYGQCYCGLFVSEDSQDKELGSIPDRRDDELYP is encoded by the coding sequence ATGGGTAGGAAAACAAGGGAAGATGTTCAATTATTTCTGGAAGCAGTCAGTAAAAAACAGGGACTGATTCTCAATAATGACAAAGACCATGTCGACTCAATTGCCGATGGTTTGATGGAAATGTATAACTCCCTTGGGTACTTCAACTGCCCCTGCAGGGAAGCCTGGGGAGATAGGAAAAAAGACAGGGACATCATCTGTCCCTGCAGCTATTGTGAAATGGACGTTCAGGAATATGGGCAATGCTACTGTGGGCTTTTTGTATCGGAAGACAGCCAGGATAAAGAGCTAGGCTCCATACCCGACCGCCGAGACGACGAACTCTATCCCTGA
- a CDS encoding glutaredoxin family protein, with the protein MFENAKFNSTQGSRNKHQLRFMGLTTCSFCKKAKQFLDDNDFSYDYLYLDKIDPEDKKNLKIEFAAHFDKRLSYPTLIIDDKEILTGFIRIAWEKELLEEE; encoded by the coding sequence ATGTTTGAAAATGCAAAATTTAATTCAACCCAGGGGAGTAGAAACAAACATCAACTGCGTTTTATGGGGTTAACAACCTGTAGCTTTTGTAAAAAAGCCAAGCAATTTTTAGATGATAATGATTTCAGTTATGACTACTTATACCTGGATAAAATTGACCCTGAAGATAAAAAAAATCTAAAAATTGAGTTTGCAGCACACTTTGATAAGAGGCTGAGTTATCCAACACTGATCATTGATGATAAAGAGATCCTAACAGGGTTCATCAGGATAGCCTGGGAAAAAGAACTCCTAGAGGAGGAGTGA
- a CDS encoding thioredoxin family protein, whose protein sequence is MIDVKDMDEYLGLIKSSKAVCALFTAQWCPDCQALKPIMPDLEEEYKEVCDFISLDRDAFIDLCQEKDIYGIPSFIVFQDGLELGRFVSKDAKTKAEIDAFLKKTLKI, encoded by the coding sequence ATGATAGATGTTAAAGATATGGATGAGTACCTCGGTCTCATTAAATCTTCCAAGGCTGTATGTGCCCTTTTTACCGCCCAATGGTGTCCCGATTGTCAGGCGCTGAAACCCATAATGCCCGATCTGGAAGAGGAGTATAAAGAGGTCTGTGATTTTATCTCACTCGACAGAGATGCCTTTATTGATCTTTGCCAGGAAAAGGATATCTATGGCATTCCCAGTTTTATTGTATTTCAGGACGGTCTTGAACTGGGACGTTTTGTAAGCAAGGATGCTAAGACAAAAGCAGAAATTGATGCCTTCCTTAAGAAAACACTAAAGATCTGA
- a CDS encoding HAD family hydrolase, producing MKFKCLILDHDDTSVESTALIHYPAHQEVMKRLRPNHPTIQLEEWYLKNFTPGIMEYMTGELRFSEDEILEEYRIWREFTEERIPDFFPGYLEILEEFKEKGGIITVVSHSEEDLIRRDYRHAGAENLPEIVFGWNFDPTKRKPHPYPVMEILRQYNLEPSEALILDDLKPAVQMSRSSNVPIAAAGWGHNIPQIRSYMKQNCQYYLNTIQEFRSLVFS from the coding sequence ATGAAATTCAAATGCCTTATCCTCGATCACGACGACACCTCCGTAGAGAGTACAGCTCTGATTCACTACCCGGCACATCAGGAAGTGATGAAACGACTCAGGCCAAACCATCCGACAATCCAGCTGGAAGAATGGTATCTGAAGAATTTCACACCGGGTATCATGGAATATATGACTGGGGAACTTAGGTTCTCCGAAGATGAGATCTTGGAAGAATACCGAATATGGAGAGAATTTACAGAAGAGAGAATACCGGACTTCTTCCCAGGGTACCTGGAAATCTTAGAAGAGTTTAAGGAGAAAGGAGGAATCATCACCGTGGTCTCTCACTCCGAAGAAGATCTCATCAGAAGAGATTACAGGCATGCAGGAGCGGAAAATCTTCCCGAAATAGTCTTCGGATGGAATTTTGATCCTACCAAACGGAAACCCCATCCTTATCCCGTCATGGAGATTCTCAGACAGTACAACCTTGAACCTTCAGAAGCCTTGATTCTAGATGATCTAAAACCGGCAGTGCAGATGAGCCGATCCTCAAACGTTCCCATTGCGGCCGCCGGCTGGGGACATAATATTCCTCAGATCAGAAGTTATATGAAACAGAACTGCCAGTATTATCTAAATACCATTCAGGAATTCAGATCTTTAGTGTTTTCTTAA